Proteins co-encoded in one Arachis hypogaea cultivar Tifrunner chromosome 11, arahy.Tifrunner.gnm2.J5K5, whole genome shotgun sequence genomic window:
- the LOC112720675 gene encoding protein phosphatase 2C 29 yields the protein MGSGVSTLCSCLEPAPNQPDLDNDVIFAATEPLDETLGHSFCYVRSSNRFLSPTHSDRFVSPSASLRFSPTHDPIHRTRPDPPETAFKAISGASVSANSSVPKTVIQLEEEATDCSGNRAAGLGGGTVVNGFESTSSFSALPLQPVPRGGEPSGTFERGGGFFLSGPIESGALSGPLNSGAATAAGVPFSAPLGGVYVRKKRKNGVSGFRKAFQRGVPEKKRPWVVPVLNFVGRKEVQACEGKPAPVGADDVAREESNVQWALGKAGEDRVHVVVSEEQGWLFVGIYDGFNGPDAPEFLMGHLYRAVHNELQGLFWEAEEAEGRNDNIPAAEVAAEVKNTEGDASEDSISHSATAAVKKVTFQVEGTESRRRRLWEFLAEDPEDGLDLSGSDRFAFSVDDALSVNNANAGSAVSRRWLLLSKLKHGLSKHKEGQGRRLLPWSFGAEGKDEKVETEAENPAEEKFSSGGGRSGGRRRKVGPVDHDLVLRALSRALEVTELAYLDMTDKLLDTNPELALMGSCLLVSLMRDEDVYVMNVGDSRAIVAHYEPKEGAAACTGSRLKKGNDGLSTESIVEESSAGESTGNLGNEDPAPEMRLAALQLSTDHSTCIKEEVNRIKNEHPDDAQCIVNDRVKGRLKVTRAFGAGFLKQPKLNDAVLEMFRNEYIGTAPYISCSPSLRHHRLCPRDQFLILSSDGLYQYLNNEEVVSQVESFMEKFPEGDPAQHLIEELLLRAAKKAGMGFHELLDIPHGDRRKYHDDVTVMVISLEGRIWKSSGRYL from the exons ATGGGAAGTGGAGTCTCTACCTTGTGTTCCTGCCTCGAACCGGCGCCGAACCAACCGGACCTCGACAACGACGTGATCTTCGCCGCCACCGAACCGCTTGACGAAACTCTCGGCCATTCCTTCTGCTATGTCAGATCCTCCAACCGATTCCTCTCGCCAACACACTCCGATCGCTTCGTTTCCCCCTCTGCCTCACTCCGTTTCTCTCCAACTCACGACCCGATCCACAGAACCCGGCCCGACCCACCCGAAACTGCTTTCAAGGCCATTTCGGGAGCCTCCGTTAGTGCCAACAGCTCCGTTCCCAAGACAGTTATTCAGTTAGAAGAAGAGGCCACCGACTGTTCCGGTAACAGAGCAGCTGGATTAGGAGGAGGGACCGTTGTCAACGGTTTCGAGAGTACGTCGTCCTTTAGCGCGCTACCGCTCCAGCCGGTTCCTCGCGGTGGAGAGCCTTCTGGAACATTCGAGAGGGGAGGAGGGTTCTTCCTCTCGGGACCAATCGAGAGCGGTGCGCTCTCCGGGCCGCTTAATTCCGGCGCCGCCACCGCCGCCGGAGTCCCGTTCTCGGCCCCGCTGGGAGGGGTGTACGtgaggaaaaagaggaagaatGGCGTGTCCGGATTCAGGAAGGCGTTTCAGAGGGGCGTGCCGGAGAAGAAGCGGCCGTGGGTGGTGCCGGTGCTGAACTTCGTCGGGAGGAAGGAAGTTCAGGCTTGCGAGGGAAAGCCGGCGCCCGTAGGGGCGGATGACGTGGCGAGAGAGGAGAGCAATGTGCAATGGGCGCTGGGGAAGGCTGGCGAGGACAGGGTGCACGTGGTAGTGTCGGAGGAGCAAGGTTGGTTGTTCGTTGGGATTTACGACGGTTTCAACGGCCCCGACGCGCCGGAGTTCCTGATGGGACATCTCTACCGTGCCGTCCACAACGAACTTCAGGGTCTGTTCTGGGAAGCTGAAGAAGCAGAGGGCAGAAACGACAATATTCCCGCTGCTGAAGTTGCTGCTGAGGTGAAAAACACTGAGGGAGATGCCAGTGAAGACTCGATCTCTCACTCGGCGACTGCGGCTGTTAAGAAGGTAACGTTTCAGGTGGAGGGAACGGAAAGCAGGAGGCGTAGGCTGTGGGAATTTCTTGCTGAGGACCCTGAAGACGGCCTTGACCTTTCTGGTTCCGATAGGTTTGCGTTTTCCGTGGATGATGCTCTCAGTGTTAACAATGCCAATGCTGGCTCCGCTGTTAGCAGAAGGTGGCTGCTGTTGTCGAAATTGAAGCATGGGTTGTCCAAGCATAAAGAGGGTCAAGGTAGGAGGCTGCTGCCATGGAGCTTTGGTGCGGAAGGGAAGGATGAGAAGGTGGAAACAGAGGCAGAGAACCCAGCTGAGGAGAAGTTTTCTTCCGGTGGAGGCCGCAGTGGTGGGAGGAGGAGGAAGGTTGGCCCGGTGGACCATGATCTTGTTTTGAGGGCATTATCTCGTGCGCTCGAGGTGACCGAGCTGGCATATTTGGATATGACTGATAAGCTTCTGGATACGAATCCAGAACTTGCTTTGATGGGTTCGTGTTTGTTGGTTTCTCTGATGAGGGATGAGGATGTGTATGTGATGAACGTTGGGGATAGCCGCGCTATTGTTGCTCATTATGAGCCCAAAGAGGGCGCTGCTGCTTGTACAGGATCCAGACTCAAGAAGGGGAACGATGGGTTGAGCACGGAGAGTATTGTTGAGGAGTCCTCGGCAGGTGAAAGCACAGGCAATTTGGGGAACGAGGATCCTGCTCCGGAAATGAGGTTGGCAGCATTGCAGCTGTCAACTGACCACAGCACCTGCATTAAAGAa GAAGTCAATAGAATTAAAAATGAGCACCCTGATGATGCGCAATGCATAGTCAATGATAGAGTAAAAGGTCGTCTCAAGGTCACCAGAGCATTTGGGGCAGGATTTTTGAAACAG CCAAAGTTGAATGATGCGGTGTTAGAAATGTTTCGGAACGAGTATATTGGCACTGCTCCATATATATCCTGCTCTCCTTCGCTACGTCACCATAGATTATGCCCTAGAGATCAGTTCTTGATTCTCTCATCTGATGGGTTATATCAATATCTAAACAATGAAGAAGTTGTTTCTCAAGTGGAGAGCTTCATGGAAAAGTTTCCAGAAGGAGATCCTGCTCAACATTTAATTGAAGAGCTGCTTCTCCGTGCAGCAAAGAAGGCTG GCATGGGTTTTCATGAGTTGCTTGATATCCCACATGGAGATAGGAGGAAATACCATGATGATGTCACTGTCATGGTGATATCACTTGAAGGAAGAATCTGGAAATCCTCTGGGAGGTATCTGTGA
- the LOC112720676 gene encoding pentatricopeptide repeat-containing protein At5g46580, chloroplastic-like: MAAPLSSITDILFTDTKRTRFTTNTNTNTATTNPNPNPLKPKTRRKNFPIHCTTSKSNPEAPSTTTKKNPSLSEQLTPLANKTLSTSIGIQPNVLSKPKSTWVNPTKPKRSVLSHQRQKRAPYSYTPQLRDFQLFAQKINECGNSDDEFSDMVKEIPHTLTRENALLVLNSLKPWPKTHMFLHWMRTQNLIPMETIFYNVTMKSLRFGRQFQLIEELAHQMFHDGIELDNITYSTIISCAKKCNLFDKAVYWFERMYKTGLMPDEVTYSAILDVYAKLGKVQEVINLYERGRATGWKPDPITFSVLGKMFGEAGDYDGIRYVLQEMKSIGVQPNLVVYNTLLEAMGKAGKPGFARSLFEEMIESGVEPNEKTLTAVIKIYGKARWSRDALELWERMKENGWPMDFILYNTLLNMCADVGLVEEAETLFEDMKQSEHTKPDSYSYTAMLNIYGSEGDVDSAMELFEEMSRLGIQLNVMGCTCLIQCLGKAMEFDDLVRVFDVAIERGVKPDDRLCGSLLSVLSLSQGSKDDEEKVLSCLRKANPKLVAFIQLIVDEETRFEAVKEEFKVIMSNASVEVRRPFCNCLIDICRNKDLQERAHELLYLGTLFGLYPGLHNKTNSEWCLDVRSLSVGAALTALEEWMWTLTKIVQREEALPEFFLAQTGTGVHKFAQGLNISFASHLKKLAAPFNPSEEKAGCFVATREDLIYWVRSKFSSAAVAT, translated from the coding sequence ATGGCTGCGCCACTCTCTTCAATCACTGATATCCTCTTCACAGACACCAAGAGAACAAGATTCACCACCAACACAAATACCAATACCGCCACcaccaaccctaaccctaaccctctgAAGCCAAAAACACGTAGAAAAAATTTCCCCATTCACTGCACCACTTCAAAATCCAACCCGGAAGCTCCTTCCACAACCACCAAGAAGAACCCTTCTTTGTCTGAACAACTCACTCCTCTCGCCAACAAAACCTTATCAACCTCCATTGGAATCCAACCCAATGTTCTTTCGAAGCCAAAGTCAACGTGGGTCAACCCCACAAAACCCAAACGCTCCGTGCTCTCGCACCAGAGGCAGAAGCGTGCCCCTTACTCCTACACTCCTCAGCTCAGAGATTTTCAACTCTTTGCGCAAAAGATCAATGAATGTGGGAATTCTGATGATGagttctctgatatggtgaaggAAATCCCGCACACACTTACTAGAGAAAACGCGCTTTTGGTGCTTAATAGCTTGAAGCCATGGCCGAAGACCCACATGTTCTTGCATTGGATGCGGACCCAGAATTTGATTCCCATGGAAACAATCTTCTACAATGTCACAATGAAGTCGTTGAGGTTTGGGAGGCAGTTTCAGCTGATTGAAGAACTTGCACACCAGATGTTTCATGATGGTATTGAGTTAGATAACATTACTTACTCTACAATCATTTCATGTGCAAAGAAGTGCAATCTTTTTGATAAGGCCGTGTACTGGTTTGAGAGAATGTACAAGACCGGTTTGATGCCAGATGAGGTAACTTACTCTGCTATATTGGATGTTTATGCTAAGTTAGGGAAGGTGCAAGAGGTGATAAACTTGTATGAGAGAGGGAGAGCAACTGGGTGGAAGCCGGACCCAATAACATTCTCTGTTTTGGGGAAGATGTTTGGTGAGGCCGGGGACTATGATGGCATTAGGTATGTTTTGCAAGAGATGAAGTCTATTGGGGTTCAGCCAAATCTGGTTGTGTACAACACCTTGTTGGAGGCAATGGGGAAGGCCGGGAAGCCGGGTTTTGCTAGGAGCCTTTTTGAGGAAATGATTGAGTCGGGGGTAGAACCGAACGAGAAGACGCTAACTGCTGTTATTAAGATATATGGTAAGGCTAGGTGGTCTAGAGATGCTTTGGAGTTGTGGGAGAGAATGAAGGAAAATGGCTGGCCTATGGATTTCATTCTGTATAATACGCTGTTGAACATGTGCGCGGATGTTGGGTTGGTGGAGGAGGCTGAGACTCTCTTCGAGGACATGAAACAGTCCGAGCATACTAAACCTGATAGCTATAGTTACACAGCAATGCTCAACATATATGGGAGTGAGGGAGATGTCGATAGCGCAATGGAGTTGTTTGAAGAGATGTCAAGGTTGGGGATCCAACTCAACGTGATGGGGTGTACCTGCTTGATTCAGTGCTTAGGGAAGGCTATGGAGTTTGATGATCTGGTCAGAGTTTTTGATGTTGCTATTGAGAGGGGAGTTAAGCCTGATGATAGGCTATGCGGTTCCTTGCTATCTGTTTTGTCTCTGTCTCAGGGTAGCAAGGACGACGAGGAAAAGGTCCTTTCTTGTTTGCGTAAAGCTAACCCGAAATTGGTTGCCTTTATTCAGTTGATTGTAGATGAAGAAACTAGATTCGAGGCTGTCAAGGAAGAGTTCAAGGTGATAATGAGCAATGCTTCGGTTGAAGTTCGAAGACCCTTCTGTAACTGCTTGATTGACATATGTAGAAACAAAGATCTACAAGAGAGAGCACATGAGCTACTCTACCTGGGAACCTTGTTTGGATTATACCCTGGTTTACACAACAAAACCAATAGCGAATGGTGTTTAGATGTTCGATCATTGTCAGTTGGCGCAGCTCTAACTGCACTCGAAGAGTGGATGTGGACACTCACCAAAATCGTTCAGCGGGAGGAGGCACTTCCAGAGTTTTTCCTAGCACAAACTGGTACCGGTGTTCATAAGTTCGCGCAAGGACTGAACATTTCTTTTGCGTCTCATTTGAAGAAACTAGCTGCTCCATTTAATCCAAGTGAGGAAAAAGCTGGTTGTTTCGTTGCAACTAGAGAGGATTTGATCTATTGGGTTAGGTCAAAGTTTTCATCAGCAGCTGTTGCAACATAG